The Buchnera aphidicola str. APS (Acyrthosiphon pisum) genome has a segment encoding these proteins:
- a CDS encoding YbaB/EbfC family nucleoid-associated protein: MFTKGGLGNLMKQAQQMQEKMAKIQEEIAQMEVTGEAGAGLVKVTINGAHNCRRVEVDPSLLQDDKDMLEDLAAAAFNDATRRISEVQKKKMSAISTGMQLPNGFNMPV; the protein is encoded by the coding sequence ATGTTTACTAAAGGTGGTTTAGGTAATTTGATGAAACAAGCACAACAAATGCAAGAAAAAATGGCAAAAATACAAGAGGAAATAGCTCAAATGGAAGTGACAGGAGAAGCTGGCGCTGGATTAGTTAAAGTGACAATTAATGGTGCACATAATTGTAGACGTGTGGAAGTAGATCCTAGTTTACTTCAAGACGATAAAGATATGCTAGAAGATTTAGCAGCAGCCGCATTTAATGATGCGACAAGAAGAATATCTGAAGTACAAAAAAAGAAAATGTCTGCTATATCTACAGGCATGCAGCTTCCAAATGGATTTAATATGCCCGTTTAA
- the adk gene encoding adenylate kinase, producing the protein MRIILLGAPGTGKGTQGKFITEKYKIPQISTGDMLRESVVLKNKIGMIIKNIIEEGKLVSDEIVCHLIKNRIKKHDCINGFILDGFPRTIQQALYLSKKNIKIDYVLEFIIPHEYILERISGRRIHIQSGRIYHVKFKPPKIKDKDDLTGQTLITRKDDTKEGIKKRLEEYKKVHDPLVQYYIHEKKRGNIKFFQIDAMLSFSSIRKKLETILKK; encoded by the coding sequence ATGCGTATTATTTTGCTAGGAGCACCTGGAACAGGAAAGGGTACACAAGGAAAATTTATTACAGAAAAATATAAAATTCCTCAAATATCTACAGGTGATATGCTCCGAGAAAGTGTTGTGTTGAAAAATAAAATAGGAATGATTATTAAAAATATTATTGAAGAGGGTAAACTAGTCTCTGATGAAATTGTATGTCATTTAATAAAAAATAGAATTAAAAAACACGACTGTATCAATGGTTTTATATTAGATGGTTTTCCAAGAACTATCCAACAAGCTTTGTACTTATCAAAAAAAAATATTAAAATAGATTATGTATTAGAATTCATAATTCCACATGAATATATATTAGAACGTATATCAGGAAGACGCATACATATACAATCAGGACGTATCTATCATGTAAAATTCAAGCCCCCAAAAATCAAAGACAAAGACGATCTAACTGGACAAACTTTAATCACAAGAAAAGATGATACAAAAGAGGGCATTAAAAAAAGATTAGAAGAATACAAAAAAGTACATGATCCTTTAGTACAATATTATATTCATGAAAAAAAACGGGGTAATATAAAATTTTTTCAAATTGATGCTATGCTTTCATTTTCATCTATTAGAAAAAAATTAGAAACAATTTTAAAAAAATAG
- a CDS encoding SurA N-terminal domain-containing protein, protein MTKYSQARLNSIIVKFILGVIILSLILSTISIYINRDFEKYIATVNGEKISFNLFKKMYFIEREKQKKILGKNFFKFSHNENFTKETYNYVLSQLINNVLLEQYAKNMNYLEVNDNTIKKIIYNSPIFQKNNKFSKERYLNYLTSINSTNHEYINIIKKKINTENLIHTISKSNFILKKEEKNIIKLLSQKRIIKKAIVKIDPSIYKKNITNQEAQIYFKKNQDNFYIPEKFKINFVELKTDNFKIHCENKEIYDWYIRNITQYSTKEKRRYSIIQVKNKQQAISILSRLHNTPEDFSKIAQEQSTDPISSKKDGDIGWISIDLIPDEIKHANLNKKNQISDVIPFHNEFLIVKLNETQIGTQKKIYEVFDSIKKQIKQKKSLDLYNELKNKISNNLKNDPGKIERILKENNILIQETDWFDKKSIPKVLNIPILKQFIFNKKLFQKDTTVKPQFHFIVLKKNQSFLIKIKKFKNKEIQHFENVKKNIIKKLRFIKAIKETKKKSEEIIYDLTQGRKKLFKQSNLYFTDPEIISRYDLSAITSIVFSLPHPQKGKKIYTLYNDKNKNFIIISLEKVYNTNFSEKEKNVILEYLSRHNTEIIFNSILKDLREKSIIKYENIVNK, encoded by the coding sequence ATGACAAAATATTCACAAGCACGATTAAATAGTATTATAGTTAAATTTATTTTAGGAGTAATTATTTTATCTTTGATATTAAGTACTATAAGTATTTATATAAATAGAGATTTTGAAAAATACATAGCAACTGTCAATGGTGAAAAAATTAGTTTTAATCTCTTCAAAAAAATGTATTTTATTGAAAGAGAAAAACAAAAAAAAATACTAGGAAAAAATTTTTTTAAATTTAGTCATAATGAAAATTTTACAAAAGAAACTTATAATTATGTTTTATCTCAATTAATTAATAATGTTCTTTTAGAACAATATGCAAAAAATATGAATTATCTCGAAGTCAATGATAATACGATAAAAAAAATAATATACAATTCTCCTATTTTTCAAAAAAACAATAAATTCAGTAAAGAGCGATATTTAAATTATCTTACATCTATAAATTCAACTAATCATGAATATATTAATATAATTAAAAAAAAAATAAACACAGAAAATTTAATACATACCATTTCTAAAAGTAATTTTATTTTAAAAAAAGAAGAAAAAAATATTATAAAACTATTATCTCAAAAAAGAATAATAAAAAAAGCAATTGTTAAAATAGATCCTTCAATCTATAAAAAAAATATAACAAATCAAGAAGCACAAATTTATTTCAAAAAAAATCAAGATAATTTTTATATTCCAGAAAAATTTAAAATTAATTTTGTTGAATTAAAAACTGATAACTTTAAAATACATTGCGAAAATAAAGAGATTTATGATTGGTATATAAGAAATATTACACAATACTCAACTAAAGAAAAAAGAAGATATAGTATTATTCAAGTCAAAAATAAACAACAAGCCATATCGATATTATCTAGATTGCATAATACACCAGAAGATTTTTCAAAAATAGCTCAAGAACAATCAACAGATCCAATTTCATCAAAAAAAGATGGAGATATTGGCTGGATATCAATAGATCTTATACCAGATGAAATTAAACATGCAAATTTAAATAAAAAAAATCAAATATCTGATGTTATTCCCTTTCATAATGAATTTTTAATTGTTAAATTAAATGAGACTCAAATTGGGACACAAAAAAAAATATATGAAGTATTTGATAGTATTAAAAAACAAATAAAACAAAAAAAATCATTAGATTTATATAATGAACTAAAAAATAAAATATCTAATAATCTTAAAAACGATCCAGGAAAAATTGAGAGGATTCTTAAAGAGAATAACATATTAATTCAAGAAACTGATTGGTTTGATAAAAAATCAATACCTAAAGTATTAAATATTCCTATATTAAAACAATTCATTTTTAACAAAAAACTATTTCAAAAAGATACAACAGTCAAACCGCAGTTTCATTTTATTGTTTTAAAAAAAAATCAATCTTTTTTAATTAAAATTAAAAAATTTAAAAATAAAGAAATTCAACATTTCGAAAATGTTAAAAAAAATATTATAAAAAAATTAAGGTTTATAAAAGCAATAAAAGAAACCAAAAAAAAATCAGAAGAAATTATTTATGATTTAACACAAGGAAGAAAAAAATTATTTAAACAATCAAATCTTTATTTCACTGATCCTGAAATTATATCACGTTACGATCTAAGTGCTATTACATCGATAGTTTTTTCTTTACCTCATCCACAAAAAGGTAAGAAAATATATACTTTATATAACGATAAAAATAAAAATTTTATAATTATATCACTCGAAAAAGTTTACAATACAAATTTCTCCGAAAAAGAAAAAAATGTTATTCTTGAATATTTATCAAGACATAATACTGAAATAATTTTTAATTCTATTCTCAAAGATTTACGAGAAAAATCAATAATAAAATATGAAAACATAGTAAATAAATAA
- the dnaX gene encoding DNA polymerase III subunit gamma/tau produces the protein MNYQILARKWRPQYFRDIIGQKHIVTAISNGLSLGRIHHAWLLSGTRGIGKTTIARLLAKSLNCQNGITSDPCRQCIICKEIEKGLCLDVIEIDGASRTKVEEMREILDSIYYSPIKSRFKVYLIDEVHMLSRHSFNALLKTLEEPPEHVKFVLATTDVDRIPKTIISRCLYFKLQIISEEKIFKFLKYILIKESIDTDEYSLKKIAYHAHGSIRDALNLLEHAINLGNGHVNIKNVTDMLGLLPEKYSFLLTDAVLKKDSKKTMLLLNKISSIGVEWEEILIEMLRFLYHISTSQSFPLVWEKIFTEKYKNQIQKIAQNNKKTNIQLCYQILLNGRKELKFAPSQKIGVEMSLLRVISAI, from the coding sequence ATGAACTATCAAATATTAGCACGAAAATGGCGTCCACAATATTTTAGAGATATAATCGGTCAAAAACATATTGTTACTGCTATATCTAACGGATTATCTCTTGGTCGTATTCATCATGCATGGTTATTATCTGGTACTAGAGGAATCGGAAAGACTACTATCGCTCGCTTACTTGCTAAAAGTCTAAATTGTCAAAATGGAATCACATCAGATCCTTGTAGACAATGTATTATTTGTAAAGAAATAGAAAAAGGGTTATGTTTAGACGTAATTGAAATAGATGGAGCTTCTCGGACTAAAGTTGAAGAAATGCGAGAAATTTTAGATAGTATTTATTATTCTCCTATTAAAAGTCGTTTTAAAGTATATTTAATTGATGAAGTACACATGCTTTCTCGTCATAGTTTTAATGCACTTCTTAAAACTCTTGAAGAACCACCTGAACATGTTAAGTTTGTTTTAGCAACTACAGATGTAGACAGAATCCCTAAAACTATTATCTCTCGTTGTTTGTATTTTAAATTGCAAATAATATCTGAAGAAAAAATTTTCAAATTTTTAAAGTATATTTTAATTAAAGAATCTATTGATACAGATGAATATTCTTTAAAAAAAATAGCTTATCATGCTCATGGAAGTATACGCGATGCACTTAATTTACTAGAACATGCTATAAATCTAGGAAATGGACATGTTAATATAAAAAATGTAACAGATATGCTAGGACTTCTACCAGAAAAATATTCTTTTTTGTTAACTGATGCGGTTTTAAAAAAAGATTCAAAAAAAACAATGTTGTTGTTAAATAAAATTAGTAGTATAGGAGTAGAATGGGAAGAAATTTTGATAGAAATGTTACGTTTTTTATATCATATTTCTACATCGCAATCTTTTCCATTAGTTTGGGAAAAAATTTTTACCGAAAAATACAAAAATCAAATTCAAAAAATAGCTCAAAATAATAAAAAAACTAATATTCAATTATGTTATCAAATACTATTAAATGGAAGAAAAGAACTAAAGTTTGCTCCAAGTCAAAAAATAGGAGTAGAAATGTCTTTATTACGTGTTATTTCTGCAATATAA
- the htpG gene encoding molecular chaperone HtpG, which yields MKTQKKEVYNFQSETKKLLHLMIHSLYSNKEIFLRELISNSSDAIDKLRFESISSPELYENDSDVKIQISINKAQRTLIISDNGIGMTKEDTIENLGTIAKSGTKSFLQSLEQKQNKKNELIGEFGVGFYSSFIVSEKVSVRTRFAGLESNKGILWESSGEGEYNITNIVKKTRGTEITLFLKKEEEEFLETWRIKNIISKYSDHITIPIHIQDYDKKNKTYFWEQINKAKALWTLNKSSITEEEYKDFYKHLTNDQNDPLIWSHNHVEGNQEYISLLYIPEKAAWDIWNRDNKHGLKLYVKRVYIMDNSQAFLPNYLRFIKGLIDSSDLPLNISREILQDNSITEKLRKSLIKKSLSMLEKLAQKNNEKYQIFWNQFGLVLKEGPAEDHENLNKIANLLRFTSMKSNNSEQKMSLKEYISNMNEQQEKIYYITADSYSSANNSPHLELFKKNNIDVLLLSDRIDEWMMNYLSEFEGKKFQSISKEDISLNKLTKEKKIKNKDVSTEMIEFLKKVKNILGNQVKDVRLTHRLTETPCVLLSDSTEMTTQMAKLFSAAGQSVPELKYIFEINPDHILIKKICTINNENELHQWIKLLLDQALLAEKGNLENPHKFISRMNKLLIK from the coding sequence ATGAAAACACAAAAAAAAGAAGTTTATAATTTTCAATCAGAAACAAAAAAATTATTACATTTAATGATTCATTCACTATATTCTAACAAGGAAATTTTTTTAAGAGAATTGATATCTAATTCATCAGATGCAATAGATAAATTACGATTTGAATCTATATCATCACCAGAATTATATGAAAATGATAGTGATGTAAAAATTCAAATATCTATAAATAAAGCACAAAGAACATTGATCATTAGTGATAATGGCATTGGAATGACAAAAGAAGACACCATTGAAAATCTTGGAACAATTGCTAAATCAGGAACAAAATCATTTCTCCAATCTCTAGAACAAAAACAAAATAAAAAAAATGAATTAATTGGAGAATTTGGCGTTGGTTTCTATTCATCTTTTATTGTATCAGAAAAAGTCTCAGTTAGAACTAGATTTGCTGGTTTAGAATCTAATAAAGGAATATTATGGGAATCTTCAGGAGAAGGAGAGTACAATATTACAAATATTGTAAAAAAAACTAGAGGTACTGAAATCACTCTATTTTTAAAAAAAGAAGAAGAAGAATTTTTAGAAACTTGGCGTATAAAAAATATAATTAGTAAATACTCTGATCATATTACTATTCCAATACATATACAAGATTATGATAAAAAAAATAAAACATATTTTTGGGAACAAATTAATAAAGCTAAAGCATTATGGACATTGAATAAATCCTCTATTACAGAAGAAGAATATAAAGATTTTTATAAACATCTCACCAATGATCAAAATGATCCTCTTATATGGAGTCATAATCACGTAGAAGGCAATCAAGAGTATATTAGTTTATTATATATTCCTGAAAAAGCTGCTTGGGATATATGGAATAGAGATAATAAACACGGTTTAAAATTATATGTAAAACGTGTTTATATTATGGATAATTCTCAAGCCTTTCTTCCTAATTACTTACGTTTTATAAAAGGTTTAATAGATTCTAGCGATTTACCATTAAATATTTCTCGTGAAATATTACAAGATAATTCTATTACAGAAAAATTAAGAAAATCACTGATAAAAAAATCTTTAAGTATGTTAGAAAAACTAGCACAGAAAAATAATGAAAAATACCAAATTTTTTGGAATCAATTCGGTCTCGTTTTAAAGGAAGGTCCTGCAGAAGATCATGAAAATTTAAACAAAATTGCTAATCTATTACGTTTTACATCAATGAAAAGTAATAATTCCGAACAAAAGATGTCTTTAAAAGAATATATATCAAATATGAACGAACAACAAGAAAAAATATATTACATTACTGCAGATAGTTATTCGTCTGCAAATAACAGTCCTCATTTAGAATTATTTAAAAAAAATAATATTGATGTATTATTATTATCGGATCGAATTGACGAATGGATGATGAATTACCTTTCTGAATTTGAAGGAAAAAAGTTTCAATCTATTAGCAAAGAAGATATTTCTCTAAATAAGCTGACAAAAGAAAAAAAAATAAAAAACAAAGATGTTTCAACAGAAATGATTGAATTTTTAAAAAAAGTTAAAAACATACTTGGCAACCAAGTAAAAGATGTAAGATTAACACATAGATTAACAGAAACTCCTTGTGTTTTACTTAGTGATTCTACCGAAATGACTACACAAATGGCTAAACTTTTTTCTGCAGCAGGACAATCTGTGCCAGAGTTAAAATACATTTTTGAAATTAATCCGGATCATATTTTAATAAAAAAAATATGTACTATTAATAATGAGAATGAATTGCATCAATGGATTAAATTATTATTAGACCAGGCATTATTAGCAGAAAAAGGTAATTTAGAAAATCCACATAAATTTATTTCTAGAATGAATAAATTACTTATTAAATAA
- the folD gene encoding bifunctional methylenetetrahydrofolate dehydrogenase/methenyltetrahydrofolate cyclohydrolase FolD, producing the protein MPAIIIDGNKIAKKIELKILKKVKQRKKNGERIPGLAMILVGNHIPSQIYVNKKKISCKNVGFFSECWNLPSNINEKEILNIISKLNENKNIDGILIQLPLPPQINHMKILSSIVPDKDVDGFHPYNTGSLCQRTPKLRACTPKGIITMLKYNKIKTHGLHAVMVGASNIVGRPMSLELLLAGCTTTVTHRFTKNLKDHVQNADLLIVAVGKANFLKGSWIKTGSIVIDVGINRLKNGKVVGDVEFKTAYLRASYITPVPGGVGPMTVATLLQNTLEACENHDDI; encoded by the coding sequence ATGCCAGCAATAATTATAGATGGTAATAAAATAGCAAAAAAAATAGAACTAAAAATTTTAAAGAAGGTAAAACAAAGAAAAAAAAATGGAGAAAGAATACCTGGTTTAGCTATGATTTTAGTAGGAAATCATATTCCTTCTCAAATTTATGTAAATAAAAAAAAAATATCATGTAAAAATGTTGGTTTTTTTTCAGAATGCTGGAATTTACCTAGTAATATCAATGAGAAAGAAATATTAAATATTATTTCTAAATTAAATGAAAATAAAAATATAGATGGTATTTTAATACAATTACCTCTTCCCCCACAAATAAATCACATGAAGATTTTAAGTAGTATTGTTCCTGATAAAGACGTAGATGGATTTCATCCTTATAATACAGGTTCTTTATGCCAAAGAACGCCAAAATTAAGAGCATGTACACCTAAGGGCATTATTACAATGTTAAAATATAATAAGATAAAAACTCATGGATTACATGCGGTTATGGTTGGAGCATCTAATATCGTTGGAAGACCTATGAGTTTAGAGTTGTTATTAGCAGGATGTACAACTACTGTCACACATCGGTTTACAAAAAATTTAAAAGATCATGTTCAGAATGCTGACCTATTAATTGTTGCAGTAGGAAAAGCAAATTTTTTAAAAGGCAGTTGGATTAAAACAGGATCTATAGTTATAGACGTAGGTATTAACAGATTAAAAAATGGAAAAGTAGTAGGTGATGTAGAATTTAAAACTGCATATCTACGAGCATCTTACATTACTCCTGTACCAGGTGGCGTTGGTCCTATGACAGTTGCAACATTATTACAAAATACATTAGAAGCTTGTGAAAATCATGATGATATTTAA
- a CDS encoding SmdA family multidrug ABC transporter permease/ATP-binding protein, whose product MKLFNQLRWFFVREWKRYLGAILLLIIIATLQLLPPKIVGVLIDLIIKKNMHGVQILPWILIIFLVAVIVYILRYLWRILLFGASYQLATELRVKFYTYLSQQSQIFFLKNRTGDLIARATNDVDRVVFAAGEGVLTLVDSLVMGFSVLIVMSTQISFLLTIISLIPMPIMAILIKKYGKELHETFRHAQISFSLLNNQTQEILTSIRMIRAFGLEKNQSNKFNIITRNTGKKNMEVAKIDARFDPVIYLSVAFSNLLAIIGGGWLVWNNQISIGQLTSFIMYLGLMIWPMLALAWMFNIVERGSAAWDRIHSIINKKLYIEDGKNNIPPYPGILNINIKKFYYPNNQKPSLKDIRILIKPGNTLGICGPTGSGKSTLLMLIQRQFNFKKEEIHYHSLSLLEIKIDDWRRRIAVVNQTSFLFSDTISNNISLGKPNASQKEIEEVAKLADVHKDIIDLPERYETQVGERGVMLSGGQKQRVCIARALLLNAEILILDDALSAVDAQTENNILKNINEWKKKKHSLIITTHRLSALINSDEIIVIKSGSIIQRGNHLKLIQEKNWYKSMYYYQQSEIELEDNEKTGEKNL is encoded by the coding sequence GTGAAATTGTTTAATCAGTTAAGATGGTTTTTTGTGCGAGAATGGAAAAGATATTTAGGAGCAATTTTATTATTAATAATTATTGCAACTTTGCAATTATTACCCCCTAAAATAGTTGGTGTTTTAATAGATCTAATTATAAAAAAAAATATGCATGGCGTACAAATATTACCGTGGATTTTAATTATTTTTTTAGTAGCTGTAATTGTATATATATTACGATATTTATGGAGAATACTCTTATTTGGTGCTTCTTATCAATTAGCAACAGAACTTCGAGTAAAATTTTATACTTATCTTAGTCAGCAAAGTCAAATATTTTTTTTAAAAAATAGAACTGGAGATTTAATAGCCAGAGCAACAAACGATGTTGATCGTGTAGTTTTTGCTGCAGGGGAAGGTGTTCTAACACTTGTTGATTCATTGGTTATGGGCTTTTCTGTCTTAATAGTGATGAGTACTCAAATTAGTTTTTTGTTAACAATAATTTCTTTAATACCTATGCCAATAATGGCTATATTAATAAAAAAATACGGAAAAGAATTACATGAAACTTTTCGTCATGCTCAAATATCTTTTTCTTTATTAAATAATCAAACACAAGAAATATTAACAAGTATTAGAATGATTAGAGCATTTGGCTTAGAAAAAAATCAATCTAATAAATTTAACATCATTACAAGAAATACAGGAAAAAAAAACATGGAAGTAGCTAAAATAGATGCACGTTTTGATCCAGTAATTTATTTGTCAGTAGCTTTTTCTAATTTATTAGCGATTATCGGTGGAGGATGGTTGGTATGGAACAATCAGATTAGTATAGGACAATTAACTAGTTTTATTATGTACTTGGGATTAATGATTTGGCCGATGTTAGCACTTGCATGGATGTTTAATATAGTTGAAAGAGGCAGTGCAGCTTGGGATAGAATACATTCAATTATAAATAAAAAATTATACATTGAAGATGGAAAGAACAATATCCCACCATATCCCGGTATATTGAATATTAATATTAAAAAATTCTACTACCCAAATAATCAAAAACCATCTTTAAAAGATATACGCATCCTTATAAAACCTGGAAACACTTTAGGTATTTGCGGCCCTACAGGATCTGGAAAAAGCACTTTGTTAATGCTTATTCAAAGACAATTTAATTTTAAAAAAGAAGAAATACATTACCATTCTTTATCATTGCTAGAAATAAAAATCGACGATTGGAGAAGAAGAATCGCTGTTGTAAATCAAACTTCTTTTTTATTTTCAGATACTATATCTAATAATATTTCTTTAGGAAAACCTAATGCGTCTCAAAAAGAAATCGAGGAAGTAGCAAAATTAGCTGATGTACATAAAGATATTATCGACTTGCCAGAAAGATATGAAACTCAAGTAGGAGAACGTGGTGTAATGTTATCTGGTGGTCAAAAACAGCGTGTTTGTATTGCAAGAGCACTATTGTTAAATGCAGAAATATTAATATTAGATGATGCACTCTCTGCTGTTGATGCTCAAACTGAAAATAATATCTTGAAAAATATTAACGAATGGAAAAAAAAGAAACATTCATTGATCATTACAACACATCGTCTATCAGCATTAATTAATTCAGATGAAATTATAGTAATTAAGAGTGGTTCCATCATACAAAGAGGAAATCATTTAAAATTAATTCAAGAAAAAAATTGGTATAAATCTATGTACTATTATCAGCAATCAGAAATAGAACTTGAGGATAATGAAAAAACAGGTGAAAAAAATTTATAA
- a CDS encoding SmdB family multidrug efflux ABC transporter permease/ATP-binding protein — protein MNHLIAFWPILKRLLIYVKPHKKKLILAFIFLLSGSTSEVLGPILISYFINNILSKHQLHLLIILTIITLFIILQILSVFLNYFQSILFNKIAVESINKLRQDVMYAALQQPISEFDSQPIGQMISKVTNDTEAVKELYDTVGPTLFRSIILIFIILFAMFTLEWHMALVALFILPLVITIMLVYQYYSTPLLRKVRYYLAEINNKFNETINGMNVIQQFCQQRRFQEKIKKSSDLHYMSRMKILRLDGFLLRPLLSLLSSMILCNFMFLFSFFPVGAFEVGVLYAFITYLGRLNEPLIAITIQQSVLQQSIVAGERIFSLIDSPKQKYGKNKDLLKSGKINIQNVSFYHKNCNKNILENINIKISSKSFVAFVGHTGSGKSTLANLIMGYYPLKNGKIYLDDKSIDSISHSVLRRNVLMVQQDPIVLSDTFFYNITLGRKIPEEKVWNILDTVHLSDLVKSMPKGIYSLLGEEGNNLSVGQKQLLAIARVLVAYPKVLILDEATANIDSGTEQLIQKTLLSIRKNCTLIIIAHRLSTIIEADSIIVLKKGKIVEFGTHEQLLTKKSCYYKMYKFQSCKF, from the coding sequence ATGAATCATTTAATTGCGTTCTGGCCAATTTTAAAACGTCTACTAATTTATGTAAAACCTCATAAAAAAAAATTAATTTTAGCGTTTATTTTTCTTTTAAGTGGATCAACTTCAGAAGTTTTAGGCCCAATCTTGATCAGTTATTTTATTAATAATATTTTATCTAAACATCAACTACATTTATTAATAATTTTAACTATAATTACATTATTTATAATATTACAAATATTATCAGTATTTTTGAATTATTTTCAAAGTATTTTATTTAATAAAATAGCAGTAGAAAGCATTAACAAATTACGTCAAGATGTTATGTATGCTGCATTGCAACAACCTATTAGCGAATTTGATTCTCAACCTATTGGACAGATGATTTCAAAAGTAACGAATGATACTGAAGCAGTTAAAGAACTATATGACACAGTTGGACCTACATTGTTTCGAAGTATAATATTAATTTTTATTATATTATTTGCAATGTTTACTCTTGAATGGCATATGGCCCTTGTTGCTTTATTTATTTTACCATTAGTCATTACAATTATGCTGGTTTATCAATATTATAGTACGCCACTTTTACGGAAAGTAAGATATTACTTAGCTGAAATTAATAATAAATTTAATGAAACGATTAATGGAATGAATGTAATTCAGCAATTCTGTCAGCAACGTAGATTTCAGGAAAAAATAAAAAAAAGTAGTGATTTACATTACATGTCACGTATGAAAATATTAAGACTAGACGGTTTTTTATTAAGACCACTTCTGAGTTTATTATCTTCTATGATATTATGTAACTTCATGTTCTTATTTAGTTTTTTTCCAGTTGGAGCTTTTGAAGTAGGTGTACTATATGCGTTTATTACTTATCTTGGACGACTAAATGAACCTTTAATTGCTATTACAATCCAACAGTCAGTATTACAACAATCTATTGTTGCAGGAGAAAGAATATTTTCACTAATAGATTCGCCAAAACAAAAATATGGAAAAAATAAAGATTTATTAAAAAGTGGAAAAATAAATATTCAAAATGTTAGTTTTTATCATAAAAACTGCAATAAAAATATACTAGAAAATATTAATATTAAAATTTCCTCTAAAAGTTTTGTTGCATTTGTAGGACATACTGGTAGTGGAAAAAGCACTTTAGCAAATTTAATCATGGGATATTATCCTCTAAAAAATGGAAAAATATATTTAGATGACAAGTCTATTGATTCAATAAGTCATAGTGTTTTAAGAAGAAATGTATTAATGGTACAACAAGATCCAATAGTTCTCTCTGATACTTTTTTTTATAATATTACATTGGGAAGAAAGATACCTGAAGAAAAAGTTTGGAATATATTAGATACGGTTCATCTTTCAGATTTAGTCAAATCGATGCCTAAAGGTATTTATTCCCTTCTAGGAGAAGAAGGTAATAATTTATCTGTTGGTCAAAAACAATTATTAGCGATTGCTAGAGTATTGGTTGCATATCCTAAAGTACTTATATTAGATGAAGCTACTGCTAATATTGATTCTGGAACAGAGCAATTAATTCAAAAAACACTATTATCGATACGAAAAAACTGTACTTTAATAATAATAGCTCATAGACTTTCGACTATTATCGAAGCAGATTCAATTATAGTTTTAAAAAAGGGGAAAATTGTTGAATTTGGTACTCATGAACAATTATTAACTAAAAAAAGTTGTTATTATAAAATGTATAAATTTCAATCATGTAAATTTTAG